A part of Candidatus Binatia bacterium genomic DNA contains:
- a CDS encoding iron-containing alcohol dehydrogenase, which produces MANPRKVLHDVAIAITGAVSKLIPDRVPMTLLGPGSSKDLCSAIAQAGTKKLLIVTDRMLVRLGLVAGITASLEESGVAWCIYDGVEPDPTSEHVAAGLEVLRRERCDAVLAVGGGSPMDAAKVIAAAATNDKPLHKLEGLLKVRRPPLPLYAIPTTAGTGSEVTIAAVVSDPVTHKKKFFVDPKLLPLMTALDPALMTGLPPAITAATGMDALTHAVESYLSKTSNVQTERWASAAIRLIFANLPRAYRNGNDIQARSAMALASYYAGLAFTRTSVGYVHAIAHQLGAHYRTPHGLANATVLPHVLDYSIEPARRRMADMARMIGIEGTNDATLASAFVDSVRELARTVEIPPVLEDLQVQDIPDIARAAIAEAFMNYPVPRYMETIDCEQVIRGFLART; this is translated from the coding sequence ATGGCCAACCCAAGGAAAGTCCTGCACGACGTCGCGATCGCGATCACCGGCGCCGTCTCGAAACTCATCCCGGACCGCGTGCCGATGACCCTTCTCGGTCCCGGCTCTTCGAAGGACCTCTGCTCGGCGATTGCCCAGGCCGGCACCAAAAAGCTGCTGATCGTCACCGACCGCATGCTCGTCCGGCTCGGCCTCGTCGCCGGCATCACGGCGAGCCTCGAGGAATCCGGCGTCGCGTGGTGCATCTACGACGGCGTCGAGCCCGACCCGACTTCCGAGCACGTCGCGGCGGGCCTCGAGGTGCTGCGTCGCGAACGTTGCGACGCCGTCCTCGCCGTCGGCGGCGGCTCGCCGATGGACGCCGCCAAGGTCATCGCCGCCGCCGCGACGAACGACAAGCCGCTGCACAAGCTCGAAGGACTGCTCAAGGTGCGTCGTCCTCCGCTGCCGCTGTACGCGATCCCGACCACCGCGGGTACCGGTTCGGAGGTCACGATCGCCGCCGTCGTCTCCGATCCCGTGACGCACAAGAAAAAGTTCTTCGTCGATCCGAAGCTGCTGCCGCTGATGACGGCACTGGATCCCGCGCTGATGACGGGCCTGCCGCCGGCGATCACCGCCGCCACCGGCATGGACGCGTTGACACACGCAGTGGAGTCCTACCTTTCGAAGACGTCCAACGTCCAGACCGAGCGGTGGGCCTCGGCGGCGATCCGCCTGATCTTCGCGAATCTTCCGCGTGCGTATCGCAACGGCAACGACATCCAGGCAAGGAGCGCGATGGCGCTGGCATCCTACTACGCGGGCCTGGCGTTCACGCGCACCAGCGTCGGCTACGTTCACGCGATCGCGCACCAGCTCGGCGCGCACTACCGCACGCCCCACGGGCTGGCCAACGCGACCGTGCTTCCCCACGTGCTCGACTATTCGATCGAGCCGGCACGTCGCCGCATGGCCGACATGGCGAGGATGATCGGGATCGAAGGCACGAATGACGCGACGCTGGCCAGCGCCTTCGTGGACTCGGTCCGCGAGCTTGCACGCACCGTCGAAATTCCGCCGGTTCTCGAAGACCTCCAGGTGCAGGACATTCCCGACATCGCGCGTGCCGCGATCGCCGAGGCGTTCATGAACTACCCGGTGCCGCGCTACATGGAAACGATCGATTGCGAGCAGGTGATCCGCGGTTTCCTCGCGCGCACCTGA
- a CDS encoding DUF1329 domain-containing protein yields the protein MSRLESTSDVRKVTFRRPSAALRVVVAALLALPCGALAANKAGGGSAGGSAGGSAGGAGDVPLAGHAAPVPNGPSSIVIPPAGSVVTAANLAKYQHLLSPGMQWLVERGGVLPIRSYEKISDPPPYIEATEKFSGQVTLSPDGTQLLNHVAGKPFPTVDPGDPWIATKLMFNFASAIQVDDSDTRNFDCDTGVVGNHGSPTRVEKHFLIDHIRRLFFRERLVVDPKPEMPNRDNARFKEALYPLIEPFDLKGTGFTFTRYRDPTHQDDSWLYLPQLRRVRRLSSAQRSDALFGQDTDADSFEGYQGNIAWMTWKLVGEQKILGSLHSRQLPVRWGKPSGDFLHEDVWEPRDAWIIEGVSKLPQYAYSKRVIYLDKEVFRVPFTDMYDAGGELWKVWVNNYKFDKEPMPGAKYSMPWVFGYRPSISMVDIQLEHGTYCSLPSARFPGEQGWYIDLGDQEGTTENFFDLSAIIAAGRG from the coding sequence ATGAGTCGTCTCGAGAGCACCTCCGATGTGAGAAAAGTCACTTTTCGTCGCCCCTCCGCGGCGCTTCGAGTGGTCGTCGCTGCGCTGCTGGCGCTTCCCTGTGGTGCGTTGGCTGCGAACAAGGCCGGCGGCGGGTCGGCCGGTGGAAGTGCGGGAGGCAGCGCCGGAGGTGCCGGCGACGTACCGCTTGCCGGGCACGCGGCGCCTGTGCCGAACGGCCCCAGCAGCATCGTGATTCCGCCGGCGGGCAGCGTCGTCACCGCCGCCAATCTCGCGAAGTACCAGCATCTGCTCAGCCCGGGGATGCAGTGGCTCGTCGAACGCGGAGGCGTTCTGCCGATCCGCAGCTATGAGAAGATTTCGGACCCGCCGCCTTACATCGAAGCCACCGAGAAATTCTCGGGCCAGGTCACCCTTTCTCCCGACGGCACCCAGCTTCTCAACCACGTCGCCGGCAAGCCTTTCCCCACCGTCGATCCCGGCGATCCGTGGATCGCGACCAAGCTGATGTTCAACTTCGCTTCGGCCATCCAGGTCGACGACTCCGACACGCGCAACTTCGACTGCGACACCGGCGTCGTCGGCAACCACGGCTCTCCCACCCGCGTCGAGAAACACTTCCTCATCGACCACATCCGGCGGCTGTTTTTCCGCGAACGCCTCGTCGTCGACCCCAAGCCGGAAATGCCCAACCGCGACAACGCGCGCTTCAAGGAAGCGCTCTATCCGCTGATCGAGCCGTTCGATCTCAAGGGCACCGGCTTCACGTTCACGCGTTACAGGGATCCGACGCACCAGGACGACTCCTGGCTCTATCTGCCGCAGCTCCGACGCGTGCGTCGCCTTTCTTCGGCGCAGCGTTCGGATGCGCTGTTCGGCCAGGACACCGATGCCGACAGCTTCGAGGGCTACCAGGGAAACATCGCGTGGATGACCTGGAAGCTCGTCGGCGAGCAGAAAATCCTCGGCTCCCTCCACAGTCGCCAGCTTCCGGTGCGCTGGGGCAAGCCGTCGGGCGACTTCCTCCACGAAGACGTCTGGGAGCCGCGCGACGCGTGGATCATCGAGGGCGTCTCCAAGCTGCCCCAGTACGCGTACTCGAAGCGCGTGATCTACCTGGACAAGGAGGTTTTCCGGGTTCCGTTCACCGACATGTACGACGCCGGCGGCGAGCTGTGGAAGGTGTGGGTCAACAACTACAAATTCGACAAGGAGCCGATGCCCGGCGCGAAATACTCGATGCCGTGGGTGTTCGGTTACCGACCGTCGATCTCGATGGTGGACATCCAGCTCGAACACGGGACGTACTGCTCGCTTCCGAGCGCGCGGTTCCCGGGCGAGCAGGGCTGGTACATCGATCTCGGCGACCAGGAAGGCACGACCGAGAATTTCTTCGATCTCAGTGCCATCATCGCTGCCGGTCGCGGCTAG
- a CDS encoding nuclear transport factor 2 family protein: MAKSGDPAGLEDLLAEDAVFHSPVVHTPQRGRALVTMYLESAVNVFRDTGFHYVREVIGENDAVLEFVATIDGIHVNGVDMLHWNAEGRIDDFKVMIRPLKAVNLLHRMMAQMLEQFSSAKH; the protein is encoded by the coding sequence GTGGCCAAGTCCGGCGATCCGGCAGGTCTCGAAGACCTGCTCGCCGAGGACGCTGTTTTTCATTCCCCGGTCGTGCACACGCCCCAGCGCGGGCGAGCCCTGGTCACGATGTATCTCGAGTCGGCGGTGAACGTGTTCCGCGACACGGGATTTCACTACGTTCGTGAGGTGATCGGCGAGAATGACGCCGTGCTCGAGTTCGTCGCCACGATCGACGGCATCCACGTCAACGGCGTCGACATGCTGCACTGGAACGCCGAGGGGCGCATCGACGACTTCAAGGTCATGATCCGGCCGCTGAAGGCGGTGAACCTCCTGCACCGGATGATGGCACAGATGCTCGAGCAGTTTTCTTCCGCGAAACACTGA
- the rlmN gene encoding 23S rRNA (adenine(2503)-C(2))-methyltransferase RlmN: protein MIGALARFSIAELEGILAAWGCKTSHAGRLVREFYASGGELSADDRALPAGLLERIRAELDTPLVARLEARQTSADGTTKLLLKLEDSRTVESVMMPDLRGQRVAGCISSQVGCAMACDFCATTKSGFERNLAAAEMVAQFLALRREAAAIGRRLQTIVFMGMGEPLLNVDEVLEAVERIADNRYGALGWRQVTISTVGIVPGIDRLAATGLAFHLAVSLHAPDDETRATLLPTGRRFAISDILAAADRFQSVRGRPVTIQYCLLRGVNDSVAHAHALAGLLGSRRMHVNLLHYNATGTSLRGVDYQASSPLDELAFAKTLRTRGVVTHFRRSRGDDIDAACGQLRERQAGGG from the coding sequence GTGATCGGCGCTCTCGCGAGATTCTCGATTGCGGAGCTCGAAGGAATCCTCGCGGCCTGGGGCTGCAAGACCAGCCACGCCGGGCGCCTCGTCCGTGAGTTCTACGCCAGCGGCGGAGAGCTTTCCGCAGACGATCGCGCGCTCCCTGCGGGTCTTCTCGAACGCATCCGCGCCGAGCTGGATACGCCGCTGGTCGCGCGCCTCGAAGCAAGGCAGACGTCGGCCGACGGCACGACGAAACTTCTCCTGAAACTGGAAGATTCGCGCACCGTCGAATCGGTGATGATGCCGGATCTTCGCGGGCAGCGCGTCGCCGGCTGCATCTCGTCCCAGGTCGGCTGCGCGATGGCCTGCGACTTCTGCGCAACGACGAAAAGCGGCTTCGAACGCAATCTTGCGGCGGCAGAGATGGTTGCGCAGTTCCTCGCGCTGCGGCGCGAGGCCGCCGCAATCGGGCGTCGCCTTCAGACAATCGTGTTCATGGGCATGGGCGAGCCGCTTCTGAACGTCGACGAGGTGCTGGAGGCGGTCGAGCGCATTGCCGACAACCGCTACGGCGCGCTCGGCTGGCGCCAGGTCACGATCTCGACAGTAGGAATCGTTCCCGGCATCGACCGGCTGGCGGCGACCGGTCTCGCGTTCCACCTCGCGGTTTCGCTGCACGCGCCGGATGACGAGACGCGCGCGACTCTGCTTCCGACCGGCAGGCGTTTTGCGATCTCCGACATCCTCGCGGCCGCCGACCGTTTCCAGTCCGTGCGCGGACGTCCGGTGACGATCCAGTACTGCCTGCTCCGGGGTGTCAACGATTCCGTCGCGCACGCGCACGCGCTGGCCGGCCTGCTCGGCTCGCGGCGAATGCACGTGAACCTGTTGCACTACAACGCGACCGGCACGAGCCTTCGCGGCGTGGACTACCAGGCGTCGTCACCGCTGGACGAGCTCGCCTTCGCGAAGACACTGCGCACGCGCGGCGTCGTCACGCATTTTCGGCGCTCGCGCGGCGACGACATCGACGCCGCGTGCGGGCAGCTACGAGAGCGGCAGGCTGGCGGCGGCTGA